TTGTATTTATTGGTTGCAAATTCGCGCAAATTATGAAAATGTACTTCTACCAAGCCTTTTTCGATAGCGCGTTTTAAAATTGACGCTTCAAACGGACTATGTAATAACTCTGGTACAACACTGATGATGTCTATGCGCATTGAAATGGTTTAAATTAGACTACTATAGCCTTGTTTATTGCGTTAGAAGGGTTTTTTTCCTTTGTTTTTGTTACGCTGATTAAAATTTTTATCGCCTTTTGTTTTTGCCTTTTTATATTTCTTTTTGATGGTGCGTTTGTAACTACCTCCTTGATTTGTCTTACTGTTTTTTGCGCTTTTCTCATGAAAACTAGCTCCTACTTCCTCTGTATTTCTTTTGTGCGGATTGTCTCGCTCTATAATTTTTGGCTGTTCTTCCCAGGTTAATTTGGTACTTATCTTGAGGTCTTCGGGAAGGGGAAGTCCATTAATTTTCATGTCCATTAAGTCTTCAATAACGGTTTTTAATGGCTGTTCTTTTTCCGTAGAAAAAAGCATAGAAACCCCTTGTGCCTTAGCCCGCCCTGTACGTCCAATACGATGCATGTAATTTTCGGGATAGCGCGGAGTGTCTACATTAATAACATGACTAATTGCGTCTAAATCTAGTCCGCGAGCCATAACATCTGTAGTCACTAAAATTCGGGTGACTTTGTTATTAAAGTTGTTTATTGAACGTATTCTATAATTCTGAGTTTTATTAGAATGAATAACAGCGACTTCTTTGCCAAATTTGACTTCAAGTAATTCGAAAAGTAAATCGGCCGACTTCTTGTTAGGTACAAAAACCAGAACCTTTTTGTAAGTCTCTTTTTTCTTTAATAGATGAAGCAATAAATTTGCTTTCGTATAAAAATTGGGTACGTTATAGGCAAACTGCTCAATATTGGTGAGCGGAGTTCCGCTAACGGCAACCGAAATCGTTTCTGGATTTCTAAAAAACACATCGATAAATTCGGCAACATCTTCGGTCATAGTTGCAGAAAATAAAATATGCTGCCGAGGTTCAGGAAGTACTTCAAGAATATTAGTTAGTTGAAACCTAAAACCGAGGTCTAGCATAATATCTACCTCGTCTATTACTACTTTTTTTACTGCCTTTACTTTTAAGGCTCTGCATAAAATTAAATCGTATAAACGTCCAGGGGTTGCTACTACAATGTCGGCTCCTTGCATTACTAGCTCTTTGTGAGTGTTCATATTTACGCCACCATATACCCCAGCAACCTTTATAGAAGAGTAGGCGCCAATCTTTTCAATTTCATGGGTAACTTGTAACACCAATTCGCGCGTAGGTACAATAACAATGATTCGCGTTTCTTTCTTTTTTGAAAACTTTAAACCATTAATAAGTGGAAGTGTATAGGCAAGGGTTTTACCTGTTCCTGTTTGTGCAATACCAACTACATCTCTACCTGCCATAATGGGGCTAAACGTACGCGACTGAATGGGCGTAGATTGTGTAAACCCCAAATCTTCAAGGGCGAAATGTAATTGCTTTGTAAGATTAAAATCCTGAAAGGAATTCATTTTTAGCTGCTTTTCTGCAAAACTACCACAATGAACTGGTTAACATACCTTTTTTAGGGTATTATCGCAGTTTTAAAAAAGTTCTTTTTTCGACTTACAGCGTTCAATAGACTTTTTAGCGCGGTCTAAGGTAGCCTGATCTAAGGTGTTAAGGCCTGCATTTCTGAATTGCTCTATAGCTTGGTCTAGTTTACCTTGCTGCTCGTACATGATGGCGTATTCGTTATAAATGGTAGATTTTGTAACACCCGGAATATTTAAGGCTTGGTCTAAGAGTTCTTTTAATTCATCCCATTTACCAAGTGTAGATAAAAGCACCGAATAGTTGTAATAGATGGCCGGATACATAGGTGATTTCTCTAAACACAATTTGTAGAGTGTCTCTCCTTTTTCATATTCCTTAAATTTTGTCTCATATAAAAACCCCAAATGGTTGTATGTTTTTCCGTAGTTAGGATCGATTTTTATCATTTCTTCTAAGATGTTTTCAGCTTTTTCATAGTGCCCATTTTTAATAGCTGCGTTGGCATTATCCAACATCTCTTCTAGTTTTGTAAGGTGGTCCATGTATTGAAGTTTAAGAATATAAAAATAAGGAAAATTCTCTAGTGTATTTCCCAGGTATAATGAAAAACTGCGGTATCTTTTTTCCAGCCAATTCGTTCATACAAGTGTTGTGCTGGATTGTGAGTTTCTGTTTCTAATGTAATTCCCTTTGCACCTTTTAAAATAGCAAATTGTTTAGCATGCTGCATTAAGGCTTCACCAACCCCCTTTTTTCTATGTGCTTCGGAAACGTACAAATCGTTTAAAATATAGGTGCGTTGGGTTGAAACCGAAGAAAATGACGGATAGAGCTGTGTAAATCCCATAGCTTCTTCGTTTTCTGAAATCGCTATAAATATGGTAGAGTCGCCCTTTTCTAATCGTTCTGTAAGAAATTTTTCGGCCCGGGCTATGTCTGAAGGTTGTTTGTAAAAAACCCTGTAGCCATTAAACAGTGGAGTAAGTTTATTGAGATGACTAAGAGTAGCCGCTTGTATTTTCATATCAATTTAGTTGTCGTCGTTTTTATCTTCGTCTTCGGCACCATCAAAAATACGTTTTAATAATCCATCTGTGGTATCATTTTTACGTGCTTCACGTTTTTTTTCTCGTTGCTTTTTGCGTAGTTCTCTTTTTTCTTTTTTGGTAAGATTGGAGTCGTTAAAGGCATCTTCAAATTCGATGTCATCATCAACATCACCTTTAAAAGCACTAATCCATGCGTTTTCAAAAATGTTGAATACGGTAGCCCAAACCCCTGCTTTCGTATTATTTAAATCGCCTTCTATAGGTACTTTAGTTGCTATAGTATTGGTTCCTTGATTTTTCAGAATAAATTTAAAAAAACCAACAAGTCCTTCCCATAAAACGCCTAAAAAACCATCTTCTTTTCCTATGAGTTTAGAGTCTTTTAAAAGCGGTTTTATGTATCCTTTAAGGTAACCAT
This Rasiella rasia DNA region includes the following protein-coding sequences:
- a CDS encoding DEAD/DEAH box helicase; translated protein: MNSFQDFNLTKQLHFALEDLGFTQSTPIQSRTFSPIMAGRDVVGIAQTGTGKTLAYTLPLINGLKFSKKKETRIIVIVPTRELVLQVTHEIEKIGAYSSIKVAGVYGGVNMNTHKELVMQGADIVVATPGRLYDLILCRALKVKAVKKVVIDEVDIMLDLGFRFQLTNILEVLPEPRQHILFSATMTEDVAEFIDVFFRNPETISVAVSGTPLTNIEQFAYNVPNFYTKANLLLHLLKKKETYKKVLVFVPNKKSADLLFELLEVKFGKEVAVIHSNKTQNYRIRSINNFNNKVTRILVTTDVMARGLDLDAISHVINVDTPRYPENYMHRIGRTGRAKAQGVSMLFSTEKEQPLKTVIEDLMDMKINGLPLPEDLKISTKLTWEEQPKIIERDNPHKRNTEEVGASFHEKSAKNSKTNQGGSYKRTIKKKYKKAKTKGDKNFNQRNKNKGKKPF
- a CDS encoding tetratricopeptide repeat protein, with protein sequence MDHLTKLEEMLDNANAAIKNGHYEKAENILEEMIKIDPNYGKTYNHLGFLYETKFKEYEKGETLYKLCLEKSPMYPAIYYNYSVLLSTLGKWDELKELLDQALNIPGVTKSTIYNEYAIMYEQQGKLDQAIEQFRNAGLNTLDQATLDRAKKSIERCKSKKELF
- a CDS encoding GNAT family N-acetyltransferase, producing MKIQAATLSHLNKLTPLFNGYRVFYKQPSDIARAEKFLTERLEKGDSTIFIAISENEEAMGFTQLYPSFSSVSTQRTYILNDLYVSEAHRKKGVGEALMQHAKQFAILKGAKGITLETETHNPAQHLYERIGWKKDTAVFHYTWEIH